In one window of Henckelia pumila isolate YLH828 chromosome 1, ASM3356847v2, whole genome shotgun sequence DNA:
- the LOC140860151 gene encoding early light-induced protein 1, chloroplastic-like — MAAATGMQMISCGAGLSSRINIAGPNQFARVPLFKIRDLKFRVRSTAEDGGDINNVADEKQKAAVPVPPQLFSTPPPPPQPEESTKITDIMAFDGPGPERINGRLAMIGFVAAIAVELTRGQGIFSQIQNGGIQWFIGTTVVLSIASLVPLFKGVSADSKSQGLMTSDAELWNGRLAMVGLIALAYTEYVNGGTLV, encoded by the exons ATGGCAGCAGCAACAGGAATGCAAATGATCTCATGTGGAGCTGGTTTGAGTTCAAGAATTAATATTGCTGGTCCCAACCAGTTTGCTCGTGTGCCACTTTTTAAGATCAGGGACCTCAAGTTTCGAGTTCGAAGCACGGCCGAG GATGGTGGTGATATTAATAATGTTGCTGATGAGAAACAGAAAGCAGCTGTTCCAGTTCCGCCACAGTTGTTTTCAACACCACCTCCGCCGCCCCAGCCTGAGGAGAGCACCAAGATTACAGACATCATGGCCTTCGACGGTCCCGGCCCCGAGAGGATCAACGGCCGCCTAGCCATGATCGGATTCGTGGCGGCCATTGCAGTGGAATTAACCAGAGGACAAGGTATCTTTTCGCAGATACAAAACGGAGGAATCCAGTGGTTTATCGGGACAACTGTTGTGCTGTCCATAGCATCCCTCGTGCCATTGTTTAAAGGCGTGAGCGCAGATTCGAAATCCCAGGGATTGATGACATCCGACGCAGAGCTCTGGAATGGGAGGCTCGCAATGGTAGGGCTCATAGCTTTGGCTTATACCGAGTATGTCAACGGCGGGACTCTTGTGTGA